A window from Vulcanimicrobium alpinum encodes these proteins:
- a CDS encoding EscU/YscU/HrcU family type III secretion system export apparatus switch protein, whose translation MSDDKRFDPTPARRERARREGNVARSAEVGGIAAFAAATVATACVLPFVGGAILASFAALARQPQGAIPFALPLAFAAALVPACAAAVAGGAAVLVQGGGLPLAAPRVDVKRLDPIAGLKRMLGAEAAIATARAACAFALGCAALWPALVALVAAGANSGDPATIAQLARDAALRACGACCAIGAVFAVADYGLSRRRWLRGLRMSFDEMKRDAKESDGDPHVRARRKAFHRDLVRNAVSRTREASFVVVNPTHVAVALRYAPPAHPVPEILVRASDDAAQRVRAIAVERGLPIVENVPLARLLFATGTRGRAIPPETYVAVAQIVAELTHAGLLT comes from the coding sequence GTGAGCGATGACAAGCGGTTCGATCCGACGCCGGCGCGGCGAGAGCGGGCGCGCCGCGAAGGGAACGTCGCGCGCTCCGCCGAGGTCGGCGGCATCGCGGCGTTTGCCGCGGCGACGGTCGCGACGGCGTGCGTGCTGCCGTTCGTCGGCGGCGCGATCCTTGCGTCGTTCGCGGCGCTCGCGAGGCAGCCGCAGGGGGCGATTCCGTTTGCACTGCCGCTGGCGTTCGCTGCTGCGCTCGTCCCGGCGTGTGCGGCGGCAGTCGCGGGCGGCGCCGCCGTGCTCGTGCAAGGCGGCGGCCTGCCTCTGGCCGCGCCGCGCGTAGACGTAAAACGGCTCGATCCGATCGCGGGCCTCAAACGCATGCTCGGCGCCGAGGCCGCGATCGCGACGGCGCGGGCGGCGTGCGCGTTCGCCCTTGGCTGCGCCGCGCTTTGGCCCGCGCTCGTCGCGCTCGTCGCCGCGGGCGCGAACAGCGGCGATCCGGCAACCATCGCGCAGCTCGCGCGCGACGCGGCACTCCGCGCGTGCGGCGCCTGCTGCGCGATCGGCGCCGTGTTCGCGGTCGCCGATTACGGGCTCAGCCGCCGCCGCTGGCTGCGCGGCCTGCGGATGTCGTTCGACGAGATGAAACGCGACGCGAAGGAGAGCGACGGCGATCCGCACGTCCGCGCGCGGCGCAAAGCGTTCCACCGCGACCTCGTACGCAACGCGGTCTCCCGCACGCGTGAGGCATCGTTCGTCGTCGTGAACCCGACCCACGTCGCCGTCGCGCTGCGCTACGCGCCGCCGGCGCATCCGGTGCCGGAGATTCTGGTGCGCGCAAGCGACGATGCAGCACAACGCGTCCGCGCGATCGCGGTCGAACGCGGTCTTCCGATCGTCGAGAACGTCCCGCTCGCGCGACTGCTGTTCGCGACGGGGACGAGAGGCCGCGCGATCCCGCCGGAAACTTACGTAGCGGTCGCGCAGATCGTCGCGGAGCTCACGCACGCGGGGCTGCTGACGTGA